The DNA window GGCGAATGGGGTGCCGCGGGATAAGGCGGCGCTTGTCGCAGACGCATTGGTTGACTCGGACCTCAGAGGCGTTGAGAGCCACGGGGTGCTCAGGCTGGAGACCTACCTGGAGCACGTATCGGTGGGCAACATTGACCCCCACGGTGATTGCTTGGTGGTGAGTAGTCGAGGGGTGGTCATGGTTGCGGACGGCAACAACGGGTTTGGACAGGTGGTCGGTCGGCAGGCAATGGGCACGGCGATTGAAGTAGCCAGGCAACACGGCGCCAGTCTGGTGTTGGTCAAGAATAGCAATCACCTCGGTAGCCTGGCCTATTATGCTGGTCTGGCGTGTGAACACGACATGATCGGAATCGCGCTTTCCAACGCTTCTGCCGTTATGGCTCCCTGGGGCGGTATGGGAAACCACATTGGCAACAACCCACTTGCGGTGGCCGTACCTCTGGATGGAGAGCCAGCCATCATTCTGGACATATCCATGAGCGTGGCAGCGCGGGGGAAGATCATGGATCTGTTCAACAAGGGGGAGCGCATTCCCGCCGGCTGGGCGTTGGGCCCTGACGGCAGGGCGACCACCGATCCCGGGGAGGCACTTGCCGGCTCTCTGATGCCTTTCGGCGGGCACAAGGGGTCAGGGTTGGCAGTAATCGTCGAGGTCCTAACGGCAGTGCTCAGTGGCTCGCCATTCGGCAGGGAGTTGGGGCGTGTGTTTCCGGTCGAACGCGGGAAGCGACAGTCCTTCTCCCATCTTATTGGGGCGGTGGCCATCGAGTCGTTCGCGGCTGTTGCGGGTTTCTACAGGCACTTGCGCCAGTACTTGGACTATGTCAAAGCCTGTCCGGTTGCCCCGGGGCACGCTGAGGTGTTGCTGCCCGGCGAGCTTGAGCTGCGGACAAGGGAACGCAGACAGCGAGAGGGTATTCCGGTGCCGGTTGAGGTCTGGCGCAGGCTGGAGGCGCGTGCGGCTCGCCACGGCTTCGCCCTGAGTCCGGGTGAAATGTGAACGCGGGGAGGAAGTAGTCTCGCAATGCGGATAGCGCTACTGCAATTCAGCCCAAAGGTAGGATGCCCCGACTGCAACCGGGACAAGGTTGTAGCGCTTATGGGGCAAGCGGCGGCCTCCGAAGCGGATGTGGTCGTACTTCCAGAGCTCTGGAATACGTCGTACGCGGGCGAAAGGCTCGCGAGCCTTGCCGACAGCCACGGGCGGGAGACCATGCGCTTTCTCGGTGAGCTGGCGCGGCAATACAGGGTCAACATCGTGGGTGGATCGATTGCCGAACTCCGTGACGGCCGCATTTTCAATGTGTGTTATGTGTTTGACCGAGCGGGATACGTCGTGGCACGGTATGCAAAGGTCCACCTATTCCAGGGCATGGACGAGAAGCGCTGGTTCGCGGCTGGTGAGGCGATGCCCACCTTCTCATTGGACGGGATCTGCTGCGGAGTTATGATCTGCTACGATTTACGGTTCCCTGAGGTCGCACGCAGGCTGGCGGTTGCGGGCGCGGAGATCATATTCATGCCCGCTCAATGGCCCAATCCGCGGCTGCACCACTGGCGTACTCTGGTTCAGGCCAGGGCGATCGAGGACCAGGTTGCTGTTGTGGCGTGCAACCGCACGGGAGTCGAGGGTACCAACAGCTTCTTTGGCCACTCCATGGTGGCCGACCCCTGGGGACAAATCATAGGGGAGGCAGGGGATACCGAGCAAGTGCTGTGCAGCGATGTTGATGTCCAAGATGTTCGAAGGGTGAGAGAGATGTTTCCGGTACTGAGTGACCTGGCGCCGTTCCTGCGCGGAGAAGAACGGGGGGTTGGAAGTGGTGCGGAAAGCGATTGTTCTTCATTCTGAAGACAATGTGGCCACGGCTTTGAAAGAGCTCCACCCTGGTGAGGAAGTCCAGCTCGAGTTGGGCACGGTTACTGTCGCGCAGGACGTTCCTTTTGGGCACAAGTTTGCCGTTAGATCCCTGCCGAAGGGATCGCCGGTGGTGAAGTACGGCCAGGTGGTCGGCCGGGTGACCCAAGATGTCTTGGTGGGGCAACATGTGCACGTACACAACGTGGAAAGTTGCAGGGGCCGGGGAGATCTGGCCCAGCGTCACGACGGAGGGGCGACTGATGCAAGGGGGTAACGCATTCTGGGGGTATGTGCGCGAAGACGGGCGCGTGGGAACGCGGAATCATATTGTTGTATTGGCCTGCATGGACAATGTCAATCCGGTTGTCAGGGCCATATCCCAGCTCGTAGCCCATACGGTGCCCATCACCGTGTGGTATGGCAGGGGTCAGTTTGGGCGGGATGCGGACATTACCACGAGGGCACTGGTCGGTTTGGGCAGTAACCCCAATGTGGCCGGTGTTTTGGTGGTGGGGCTTGAGCCCGTGGCCACCTGGCGCATTGCTTCGGGCATTGGTGAAACAGGCAAGCTGGTCGAAGTCGTCACCGTCCAGGAAAGCGGGGGCAGCATCAGCGCCGTAGCCGAGGGTGCCCGTTTGGCGGCAAAACTGGTGAAAGAGGCATCGCGGCTCCATCGGGAACGAGTCGGCGTGGAACACCTGGTGGTCGGCGTGGAGTGTGGTGGCTCGGATACGACCTCGGGAATTGCCGCGAATCCGTGCATCGGAATGATCAGCGACCACGTGGTTGACCACGGGGGTACCGTGTTGCTGTCCGAAACATCCGAGTTCATGGGTGCCGAGCACTTGCTTGCGCAACGTGCATCAACCCCGGCAGTGGCCCGGAAGATCCTCGAGGCGGTCAGACGAATTGAAGAAGAGGCGCTCCGGCGCGGGGTGGATATTCGCGGAGCGAACCCCGTCCCCGACAACATCCGGGGAGGGCTGACGACCATTGAGGAGAAGTCGTTGGGGGCGATAGCCAAAGGAGGCACGCGCCCGATTCAAGATGTCCTGGAATATGCCCAACGTCCAACGGGGCGCGGTCTGTACATCATGGATACCCCGGCTCCTGCTTGCGAGTCGATGACCGGCCTTTCGGCGGGAGGCGCTACATTGATTCTCTTTGCTACGGGTGTAGGCAACGTGATCGGTGACGTACTTTGCCCCACCGTCAAGGTGTGCGGTAACCCGCAGACCGTCGCGGCAATGCAGGACAACATCGACGTGGATGTGAGTGGAATCATCGTTAGCGGGACCACGATGGAGGAAGCGGCTGAACGATTGCTCGTCCAAACCCTAGACGTCGGTTCTGGCTTGCTCACCGCGTCTGAGGTTTTCCGGCAGCAGGAAACAGCCATTGCGCGCTTCGAACCCACGGTGTAGGTGGCCACCGGTTTCAGAATGTGGGCGGCGTCACCACCGTGATGTAGACGCATTCGCCCTTTCCGCTGTTCTTGAACCCATGCGGGATGTTGCTTCGGTGGTATATGGTGTCGAACTCCTGTAACACAAACTCCTGGTTGTTGAGGGTGGCTGAACATGCGGGCGAGTTCGGACTCCGGTGGTAGCAAGTCCCCCGGCTCGATCTCCGCTCCTGACGTGACGTTCGATGATCTGGGCTAGCTGGTAGTACGGGGGCACGAAAGAACCCCGGTCTATGCGCTCGCGGGCAAGCGCCTCCCAGCCGTTCCTTGTTTGTCCGGTTGCTTCTCGTTGCTGCTTCAATATCGACACCCCGTACTGGACACGGGTCCATTGCAACGGGCCTGGCCGAGGAAGTCCAGCACTGATGTGGTCCTGCCCGCAGGGAAGGTGGTGATCCTGTCAAGGCGTGTTCACCCGGGCGACCGTCGATCGGCTGCTGGAGGTAGTCTCGAAGGCGGGGCGGGGACCGGTGGAGCGTGCTGTCGACCAGGTGCAATCGGGCGCCGCCCGGGGACAGCAGTGAACTGGCATTCTGGGGCCGCCTGGAGACAGGCGGCCCCGAGGAAGAAGCAGCGAGCTCGCCCGGGCACGGGCGGAGCAGTGGAGGTGGCTGAAGTTGAAGCTGCTCGGCATGCAGGACTTCGGGGTGGGGCGGAGTAATGTATAGACGAGTATGGAACCCAGGGCGGTAATGGGTCGCCTTGAAAGGCGCGTCCGCTCCGGGGCGCCTGAAGGGGGGATATCGATTGGACGGGTCCGTGAGGGCGCTTGTCGAGGCTATCGTAGGGATGCGGGAAAAGGAGGCCGTCGAGCTCGCCCAGGCTCTGTTGGACGCCGGGGGCAATCCACTTGAGCTTCTTGACGCTTGTCGGGAAGGTGTGGAGGCCGTCGGGCAACGATTTGAGAAGGGGGAGTACTTCCTCCCCGAACTCATGCTGGCGGGGGAGATTCTCGCCCAGATATCCGGCATGGTGAAGGCGCGGGTTGCCGCCGAGGCATCGGCACGGGAGAAACGTCTGGGCAGGGTTGTAATCGGCACGGTGAAAGGGGATATACACGACATTGGCAAGAGCATAGTCTCCTTCTTGCTGGACGCGAATGGATTTGAGGTAATTGACCTGGGTGTGGACGTGCTGCCCGAGCGTTTTGTGGAAGCGGTGAGGCAGTTCGAGCCTCAGGTGGTCGGGATGAGCTGCTTGTTAACCCTTGCTTATGACCCCATGAAGGAAACCGTCCGGGTTTTGGAGGATGCTGGTCTGAGAGATCGCGTCAAGGTCATGATCGGTGGGGCGGCGACCAACGACCAGATCAGGGTGTACACCGGGGCGGATGCCTGGGGCAGGGACGCCATGGAGGCTGTCTCTCTGGCCCGCGCCTGGGTGGGGAGGTGAGCACAGTGTTCCCTGAGAGCTGGCAGAAGCTGTCGGCGCATGAGAAGTACGAGGAGCGGTTTAAGGCATGGATTTCTCCTCCGAATGTGCGCTTCGCGAATCCGGAGGTGGAGAAGAGCTTCAAGCAGCGCGTTCAGCGGATCAAAGATGTCGTGGAGTTGAAGAAGCCTGACCGCATCCCTGTGTGCCCGAATATCGGGTTTTTCCCGGCAAAGTACGCGGGCATTACGGCCCAGGAGGCTATGTACGACTACCAGAAGCTGGGTGCCGCCTGGAAGAAGTATCACCAAGACTTTCTGCCCGATTCCCTGGCCAGTTGTATGCTGGCGACGCCGGGGAAGGTGTTCGAGATACTTGACTACCGGCTTTACAGGTGGCCGGGGCGCGGGACTCCACCCGACACCCCTTACCAGTGCGTCGAAGCCGAGTACATGCGCGAAGATGAATACGACGCACTGATTCGAGACCCCTCGGCTTACTGGATGCGTGTCTATCTCCCACGGGTCTTCGGTGCTCTGGAAGCATGGGGACTTCTGCCGCCGTTCACTGATGTGGTTGAGATGCCGTTTACGGGTGCCTTCATGGTACCGATCGGCATGCCCCAAGTGCAGCGGTCATTTGAAGTGCTGCTGGAGGCCGGTCGGGCGGCCGTGGAATGGGTGCAGGCGGCCGGTGCCGTTGACGCCGAGATCATGGGTACGCTTGGGGTGCCGTCGGTACTGGGCGGTTTCAGCAAGGCCCCGTTTGACACCCTTGGTGACACGCTGCGGGGAACGCGGGGCATTATGCTTGATATCTACAGGCGCCCCGGCAAGCTGCTGGAGGCATTGGAGAGGCTGGTACCGGTGATGGTGGAGTTGGGCGTGCGCACTGCCGCCATGAGCGGGAATCCGATGGTGTTCATCCCTCTGCACAAAGGGGCCGATGGCTTCCTTTCCCGGGAGAACTTCTCCAGGTTCTACTGGCCGACCCTCAAGGCAGTGCTCCTCGGTCTTATTGACGAAGGGTTGGTACCCTGGGTCTTCGTGGAGGGCAGCTACAACCAGCGGCTGGACTTCCTGGCCGATCGGGATCTGCCCCCCGGCCGGATAGTCTGGATGTTTGATCAGACCGACATGGTCAGGGTTAAGGAGATGCTCGGCGGGGTCGCTTGCTTTGCCGGGAACGTACCCGTCACCATGCTCAAAGCGGGGACTCCGGAGGAGGTCAGGCGGTACGTCAGGGACCTGATCGAGAAGGTAGCTCAAGATGGCGGTTTCATCCTCGCCACCGGCGGGGTGGTGGACGACGCCGAGCCGGAGAGCTTCCGGGCGATGATCGAGGCCGGCAAAGAGTACGGCGTGTATCGCTGAACCCCCGGGGCGGGTGCATCAATCTCGGTGTCATCGAGCGGGCAGTACAGGGGCCGGTCGGCGCGGAGCGGCGGGAGGTGGAGGCGTTTGCTGATCGTGGGAGAAAGGATCAATACCAGCAGAAAAGGCGTGGCTGCGCTCGTTTGCCTGCGGGACGGCGAGGCCGTGGTGCGGGAGGCGGTCCAGCAACGCGAGGCCGGGGCTGACTTCATCGACGTGAACGCGGGGACGTTACTTGCGGAGGAGCCGGAGGCGCTACGCTGGCTGGTGACCACCATCCAGGCGGCGGTTGCGGTTCCACTCTGTGTGGATAGCCCCAACCCGGCGGCCATGGCAGCTGCCCTTGAGGTGCACCAGGGCAAGGCGCTTTTGAATTCTATCACTGGCGAACGGGAACGCTTTCGTGCAACGCTTCCGCTGGTCAAGCGGTACGGGTGCGGGGTGGTGGCGCTTTGCCTGGATGATTCCGGGATGCCGTCTTCGGCTGAGGAAGCGGTGCAAAAGGGCAGCCGGCTGGTCGAGGACTTGCTGGAGGCAGGGGTTCCTGCTGAGGACATCTACGTGGATCCCCTGGTGCGCCCGGTGAGCACGGATTCTCGGGCGGGTGTCGCGGTGGTGGAGGCGATCCGCATCCTGCGGGAGAAATACCCGGGGGTGCACACGATCTGCGGCCTGAGCAACGTTTCTTTCGGGCTCCCCCAGCGTCGCCTGCTGAACCAGGCCTTCCTGGTAGCCACGATGACTGCCGGTCTTGATGCGGTGATCCTTGACCCGCTGGATACCAGGTTGATGGCGCTCCTTAGGGCGGCGGAGGCGGTGCTGGGCCGGGACGAGTACTGTGCGCGGTACCTGCGCGCATATCGCGAGGGCCGGCTGGCGGAAGGTTGAAGGGGTGGTTGGGTCGGCTCTTACGCAGTCCGTTGGGTTGTCAAGATCGTCCTGGGACGGCTGGCGGGGGAGGGTGACCATGGGTTGGCGACTGCCCGACTCGAATTGACGGGACGGACGTGGCTTGAGGAAGTTGGTTATCGGGCGGGCCGTGACCTTTTCGTGTGGGCCGTTGTTGGCGGGCCCTGGCAGGGCCTGGCGCGCGCGGTGGGATGCCTCCTTGTGGCATATCGGGCGGTGACTGCTCCGGGTGCGCCTGAGGGCCGGGCGGGGGAGGCGGGCTGCTATGCCGGTGGTTGAATTTCAGCCCCTTGGCCGGCGGGTGCAGGTGGCAGGGGGAGCGACGGTGCTTGAGGCGGTCCAGTTGCTCGGTCGTGAGCTGGGTGACTGGGGTGTGGTTGCCACCTGTGGGGGTCAGGGCAGGTGTGGTCGGTGCCTGGTGCGGGTTGTGAGTGGGGCCGTATCGGGTGCCGATGAGCAGGAGCTGGAGCTTCTGGCGCGGCAGGGTGCTGTGGGGTACCGGCTGGCCTGTCGGGCGAGGGTGCTGGGGGACGTCCGGATGGAGCTTGACCGCGTCCGGGGTGGGGACCGGCTGCAGGTGGGGGGAGTAGTGGGGCCGGGAGGGCTGCGGCCCGAGCCTGCGGTGAGGCAGGTGGAGTTCAGGGTTGAGCCTCCTGCGGTGGGCGAGCGTGCGGGCGATGCGGACAGGGTGGCCGCGGCGGTGGGTGCCGGGCTGCGGTATGACCTGGAAGTATTGCGGTCACTGTCGGACGATCTCGGGCGCTGGGGTTTTGGGGGGTGGGCGGTGGTCCGCGGTGATGAGGTCATCGCCGTGCAGCCCCGGCGTGCGCCTCTTTGGGGTCTGGCCGTCGACCTGGGGACGACGAAGGTGGCGGCGTACCTGGTCGACCTGGACAGCGGTGAGATCATGGAGTCGGGGGCCGTCCTCAATCCCCAGATAGCTTACGGCGAGGACGTGGTATCGCGGCTGGGCTATGCCTCCGTGTCGGCGGATAACTACCGCCGCATCCGGGGTGCGGTGGGGGAGGGGCTGAACGGTCTGGCCGGGGAGCTCTGCCGCCGGGCCGGATGCGAGACGGCTGACATTTACGAAGCGGTGGTATGCGGCAACACGGCCATGCACCACCTGCTCCTGGGCCTGCCGGTGGGGCAGCTGGTGCGCGCGCCCTATGTGCCGGCCCTGACCGGTCCCGTGGACGTGAAGGCGAGGGAGCTGGGTTTCGGTTTTGCGGCGGGGGCGTACGTGCACCTCATGCCCTGCGTAGCGGGTTACGTGGGTGGTGACCACGTGGGGGTGATCCTTGCCACGCGGCTTCTGGAGCACCGGGGGGTGGCGCTGGCCATAGACGTGGGGACCAACACGGAGATTGCGCTGGTGAGGGAGGGCGGGGTGACCTGTTGCTCCTGTGCGTCCGGTCCTGCGTTCGAGGGGGGTCATGTTTCCCGGGGGATGCGGGCGCTGGCGGGTGCTATCGACCGGGTGTGGCTGGAGGGGGAGGAGATCAGGTACACGGTGGTGGGGGGTGGGGATGCGGCCGGGTTCTGCGGGGCCGGGCTCATCGACCTCTTGGCCGTGCTCCTGCGTGCCGAGGTCATGGATGCTGGCGGCCGGCTGCGGGCCGGTGCCCCGGGGGTGGAGGAGGGTCCTGACGGGCTCCAGTTCCGGCTGGGCGGGGCACCTCTCACCCAGCGGGACATCCGGGAGCTTCAGCTGGCCAAGGCGGCGGTTCGTTCCGGGATCGAGGGCCTGTTGCGGACCACGGGCACCCGGGTGGAGGAAGTAGAGACGGTTTATCTAGCGGGGGCGTTCGGGGTGGCCATAGATCCCGAGAGTGCCATGGCCGTGGGCATGTTTCCGCGGTTGCCCCGGGAGAGGTTTGAGCCGGTGGGGAATGCGGCGGGCATGGGAGCGTACCTGGCTCTTGTCTCCGAGAGTGAGCGCCGGGAGGCCTCCCGGGTGGCGCAGTCCGCCGGTTACCTGGAACTGATGACCCTGCCCGGGTACCAGGAGTTATTCCTTTCCTGCCTCAGCTTTTCCTGACGGCGGTTTTTCCGGCTGTGCACACGCCGGCTCGGCGGTTGGGTGTACCGCTGCCCCCAGCGTCCCGGCCGCCGGTGGCAGAGTTCCTGGGGGCTCTTTGCCCGCCTGGTGGATGAGGGAGACTGCGCGGGGATCGTTGCGCCGGGGTGGTCTGCAGGATTTCCGGGCGGGGTGGCGTATATATAGATACGACTAGACAAGTATGGAACCGAGGGGCCGTAATGGGTCGCCCTGAAAGGCGTACCCGCTCGGGGTCGCCTAGAAGGAGGGGGATGTCGGTGGTGCGCAGGATCTGGGCCCGCCGGGTGATGCTGAAGATGCGCTAGTGGGCCATGAGTGCGAGGGAGCGGAGGATTTCGGGCCGGTAGCGGGCGGGTCGGGCGCTGTGGGAGTAGAGGGGGCTGAGGACGGGCAGGAGGCGTGAAACCGGTCAGGGCAAATCGGCAAGTTGGCCTCTGACAGCCTAAGGAGTTTGCGAGAGGCCGCACGGAAGATACCAGGGGGGATTTAGAGATGGTTGAAGATCTGGTTAAGAGTATGGTGGATATGAACGAACAAGAGGCGCTGAGGATAACGATGGAAATGCTGGAGGGTGGTAAGGATCCTCTTAAGGTCTTGGAGCTATGCAAGGATGCCATGGCTGCTGTCGGAGAGAAGTTCGAGAAGCGAGAGTACTTCCTGTCGGAGCTTGTCTTCGCCGCCGAGGTACTTAAGAAGATCATGGAGTTGACCCTACCCAAGCTGGAGAAAGAGGAGGTTAGACGGGTAGGCACTATTGTACTGGGCACCGTCCAAGGAGACGTCCACGACATAGGCAAGAACATTTTCAAGGTGCTCGCTGAGGCGTCCGGTTTCGAACTAATCGACCTTGGTATCGATGTCCCTTGTGAGCGGTTTGTCGAAGCCGTCAGAACCCGCAATCCCGATATCGTCGGTATGTCCGGCCTGGTAACGGCAAGTGTCGGATCCATGAAGAAAACCATTGATGCACTGAAAGACGCTGGGCTGAGACATGGGGTTAAAGTGATTATCGGCGGTGGAAGAGCGGACGAATCGGTCAAGCAGTACAGCGGAGCAGATGCCTGGGCAGACGATGCAGCGAAAGGTGTAAGGCTATGCAAGGAACTAATAGGAATAAAGGAGTAAGGGGTGAGGGTTTTATGACCATAAAGACCGCTTCGGAACTATCCAAAGAACGCCTTGAACGTATCGAGAGAGTCATCGAGTTAAAAGAACCTGATAGGGTACCTCTGGCCGGCGTAATGGGTGATATGGTACCAGCATACTCTGGCATTACACAACACGAATATTGTTATGACTACGAGAAATCGCGTGAGGCTACTGTGAAGTTCCTCCAGGACTTTCCATGCGATATGTCGTTTGCGGGCATCACCGGAGTTGGAGAGCTTCCACTCAGCATTGCCTTCTCGGATTATCCCGACATATCTCCAAGTATATCATTCGTATCCGGTCCACTCCACGACGTTTTAGGTGATAAATACGCGAGATTCCCCGGCAGAGAGCTTGCTGAAGACAGCTCGCCACAGTTCATTGGTGGAGAATGGATGCAGCCTGGCGAATATGAGGACTTAATCGAGGATCCAGTAAGATTTGTAGCCGAGACCGTACTTCCAAGGGTATGTCGTAACCTGGAGAAACCGGGGTCTCGCCAGACAATGGCAACCATGGCAAGGCTTGGGATGGAACTCAGCAAGCTCGCAGCCTTCGGGCAAGCCTTAGCCGCAGACCTGGCAGAGTTAGGATACCCTCCTGCAGTAATGGCTTTTGCCTACTCGCCGCTAGACTTTATAGGCGACTTTCTGAGGGATGTTACAAATGTGTTGCTTGACCTTCGCAGATACCCTGATAAGGTTAAGCAAGCCTGTGAAGCGCTGGTAGAGCCTATTCTCAAAGTGGCGTTGGCGCTTAAGCCTGCGGGAGCCAAGCTCGCTTTTATCCCACTGCACCTTAATGAGTACCTCTCACCCGATCTCTACAATGAGTTCTACTGGCCCCACCTGAAAAGGATTATTGCTGAGCTGGGCAATGAAGGCATGAAGTCGTTCGTGTTCTTCGAGGGTTACCATGACGCGCATCTGGAGACAATTCTCGAGCTGCCTGCGGGCTGGGGTATAGCGTACTTCGAGAAGACGGACGTGAGAAAGGCAAAGAAGATTCTTAAGGGACATACCTGTGTAATGGGCGGGATACCGATGGGCCTGCTGATAAGCGGCACCCCCGAGAAGATAGATGAGTATGTTAAGAACCTACTTGAAGAGGTAAAGCCAGGGGGAGGCTTCATTCTGGCGTCGGGGACCGCAATAGCCCCACGAGAGACTTCCGTGGAGAACATTAGGGCTCTGATAGACGCTGTGGAGAAATACGGAAGATATTAGGAGGGATGTATACAGCCTGTCGTGCGAACCTGCCAGCACGCAACCACAGCGGGGCGAGAGCGGGGGGCTGGCTCCACAAGGTCACCGCCGAGTTCTCGTGGACGGCTTTATTGTCCGTTCCCTCCGTCACCCTGGTCACGCAGCCAAGGTCGTCTGCCTCTGCGGGGGCAGAGTAACCTCTTCGCCCCAGCCCATCGCGCCACAAGGTGCCGCCAGAGCTTGAGCAGGTTGTTGTGCGCGGCGCAGATCAGCCGCCATTCGCTCCGGCAGGCAAGATAGCGCCTCGGCATGAACCGGTCACAACCCCGCGCCACTTTGATTTGCCCGAACACCGGCTTCGCCAGCTCCGTTTGTAAATCTCGCGCCCCCCGCTTGGTCAAGACCTTCCGCTCCATCCACTCCCGAAGCGGCATCCAGCGCGGGATCCGGCCCCACGGACACCCGCACTTCCTCATCGCGTTCCGTTGCTTCCAGTTGGTTTTTGCGCTTCTGTTGGTTATGTTCTGCATGTCCGGCTCGGCATTTGCGGCTGGCGCGTCCGACAGTGCTCGTAACGTGGCTGAACAGGCTCTTCAGATCTACAAGGGGAGAAGTTCAATTTCAAGAGCAGCTATGAGCTCCAAGACGCAAGCCTTGGCGAGTCGCTTCCAGTGTGCGTGTTCGATGTGGGCAAACTCGCGAATGGCGTACCCACGCTCGAGAGCGCGATGAACGACGCCAACATGGTGGAGTATATGGTTATGGCCAACGGACGGGCTGTGACCCGCCTCACCTTAAAAAGCGGCGATAGCTATGTCAGGTACCGCTTTGGCGGGTCGGGATCAAATCTCGCCCGTGGTCTGGCATCGCTACCCGAGACGGCCCGTCCGGACGCCAGGCTGGTGGTGCTGGGCGCAGCGGAGTTCCTGTACGTCAAGCTGCCGAACCAGGAGTTGGTCGTAGCAATAAACGCTGCGCCTGTCGGGGGCATCCCCAATTTCAAAGTTCATACGGGGCCTCAGGCGCTGGAGATGCTCAAGCAAGTGGCCACGGAGATGCTCAAGGATGGCGGCGTGCCTGGTGGCGGCCCTGGCCATTCGGGGCTGACCCCGGAGAAGCGGCCGGCAACTTCCCCGTGGGTGATGCCTTCCCTCCTGGGGACGGTCTTGGCGGGCTGCGGGCTTTACTTCTACCGGAGCCGGGCCAAGACGCACGTTGAGTGACTAATCTATATTTCCCGGACGTTCCATCCGGGACACCTCAACAAGGTACTGCACGT is part of the Bacillota bacterium genome and encodes:
- a CDS encoding UxaA family hydrolase: MQGGNAFWGYVREDGRVGTRNHIVVLACMDNVNPVVRAISQLVAHTVPITVWYGRGQFGRDADITTRALVGLGSNPNVAGVLVVGLEPVATWRIASGIGETGKLVEVVTVQESGGSISAVAEGARLAAKLVKEASRLHRERVGVEHLVVGVECGGSDTTSGIAANPCIGMISDHVVDHGGTVLLSETSEFMGAEHLLAQRASTPAVARKILEAVRRIEEEALRRGVDIRGANPVPDNIRGGLTTIEEKSLGAIAKGGTRPIQDVLEYAQRPTGRGLYIMDTPAPACESMTGLSAGGATLILFATGVGNVIGDVLCPTVKVCGNPQTVAAMQDNIDVDVSGIIVSGTTMEEAAERLLVQTLDVGSGLLTASEVFRQQETAIARFEPTV
- a CDS encoding methyltetrahydrofolate cobalamin methyltransferase, whose amino-acid sequence is MLIVGERINTSRKGVAALVCLRDGEAVVREAVQQREAGADFIDVNAGTLLAEEPEALRWLVTTIQAAVAVPLCVDSPNPAAMAAALEVHQGKALLNSITGERERFRATLPLVKRYGCGVVALCLDDSGMPSSAEEAVQKGSRLVEDLLEAGVPAEDIYVDPLVRPVSTDSRAGVAVVEAIRILREKYPGVHTICGLSNVSFGLPQRRLLNQAFLVATMTAGLDAVILDPLDTRLMALLRAAEAVLGRDEYCARYLRAYREGRLAEG
- a CDS encoding uroporphyrinogen decarboxylase family protein translates to MFPESWQKLSAHEKYEERFKAWISPPNVRFANPEVEKSFKQRVQRIKDVVELKKPDRIPVCPNIGFFPAKYAGITAQEAMYDYQKLGAAWKKYHQDFLPDSLASCMLATPGKVFEILDYRLYRWPGRGTPPDTPYQCVEAEYMREDEYDALIRDPSAYWMRVYLPRVFGALEAWGLLPPFTDVVEMPFTGAFMVPIGMPQVQRSFEVLLEAGRAAVEWVQAAGAVDAEIMGTLGVPSVLGGFSKAPFDTLGDTLRGTRGIMLDIYRRPGKLLEALERLVPVMVELGVRTAAMSGNPMVFIPLHKGADGFLSRENFSRFYWPTLKAVLLGLIDEGLVPWVFVEGSYNQRLDFLADRDLPPGRIVWMFDQTDMVRVKEMLGGVACFAGNVPVTMLKAGTPEEVRRYVRDLIEKVAQDGGFILATGGVVDDAEPESFRAMIEAGKEYGVYR
- a CDS encoding Ldh family oxidoreductase produces the protein MEYVLVSAGALRAACARLLEANGVPRDKAALVADALVDSDLRGVESHGVLRLETYLEHVSVGNIDPHGDCLVVSSRGVVMVADGNNGFGQVVGRQAMGTAIEVARQHGASLVLVKNSNHLGSLAYYAGLACEHDMIGIALSNASAVMAPWGGMGNHIGNNPLAVAVPLDGEPAIILDISMSVAARGKIMDLFNKGERIPAGWALGPDGRATTDPGEALAGSLMPFGGHKGSGLAVIVEVLTAVLSGSPFGRELGRVFPVERGKRQSFSHLIGAVAIESFAAVAGFYRHLRQYLDYVKACPVAPGHAEVLLPGELELRTRERRQREGIPVPVEVWRRLEARAARHGFALSPGEM
- a CDS encoding cobalamin-dependent protein (Presence of a B(12) (cobalamin)-binding domain implies dependence on cobalamin itself, in one of its several forms, or in some unusual lineages, dependence on a cobalamin-like analog.), which produces MDGSVRALVEAIVGMREKEAVELAQALLDAGGNPLELLDACREGVEAVGQRFEKGEYFLPELMLAGEILAQISGMVKARVAAEASAREKRLGRVVIGTVKGDIHDIGKSIVSFLLDANGFEVIDLGVDVLPERFVEAVRQFEPQVVGMSCLLTLAYDPMKETVRVLEDAGLRDRVKVMIGGAATNDQIRVYTGADAWGRDAMEAVSLARAWVGR
- a CDS encoding ASKHA domain-containing protein; the protein is MPVVEFQPLGRRVQVAGGATVLEAVQLLGRELGDWGVVATCGGQGRCGRCLVRVVSGAVSGADEQELELLARQGAVGYRLACRARVLGDVRMELDRVRGGDRLQVGGVVGPGGLRPEPAVRQVEFRVEPPAVGERAGDADRVAAAVGAGLRYDLEVLRSLSDDLGRWGFGGWAVVRGDEVIAVQPRRAPLWGLAVDLGTTKVAAYLVDLDSGEIMESGAVLNPQIAYGEDVVSRLGYASVSADNYRRIRGAVGEGLNGLAGELCRRAGCETADIYEAVVCGNTAMHHLLLGLPVGQLVRAPYVPALTGPVDVKARELGFGFAAGAYVHLMPCVAGYVGGDHVGVILATRLLEHRGVALAIDVGTNTEIALVREGGVTCCSCASGPAFEGGHVSRGMRALAGAIDRVWLEGEEIRYTVVGGGDAAGFCGAGLIDLLAVLLRAEVMDAGGRLRAGAPGVEEGPDGLQFRLGGAPLTQRDIRELQLAKAAVRSGIEGLLRTTGTRVEEVETVYLAGAFGVAIDPESAMAVGMFPRLPRERFEPVGNAAGMGAYLALVSESERREASRVAQSAGYLELMTLPGYQELFLSCLSFS
- a CDS encoding carbon-nitrogen family hydrolase translates to MRIALLQFSPKVGCPDCNRDKVVALMGQAAASEADVVVLPELWNTSYAGERLASLADSHGRETMRFLGELARQYRVNIVGGSIAELRDGRIFNVCYVFDRAGYVVARYAKVHLFQGMDEKRWFAAGEAMPTFSLDGICCGVMICYDLRFPEVARRLAVAGAEIIFMPAQWPNPRLHHWRTLVQARAIEDQVAVVACNRTGVEGTNSFFGHSMVADPWGQIIGEAGDTEQVLCSDVDVQDVRRVREMFPVLSDLAPFLRGEERGVGSGAESDCSSF
- a CDS encoding UxaA family hydrolase; protein product: MVRKAIVLHSEDNVATALKELHPGEEVQLELGTVTVAQDVPFGHKFAVRSLPKGSPVVKYGQVVGRVTQDVLVGQHVHVHNVESCRGRGDLAQRHDGGATDARG